The following proteins are encoded in a genomic region of Xenopus laevis strain J_2021 chromosome 3L, Xenopus_laevis_v10.1, whole genome shotgun sequence:
- the LOC121401684 gene encoding mediator of RNA polymerase II transcription subunit 21-like: protein MQENTLRRRQGSRDEVPHDTEYRQYTPSYKEVETSHTRLARKYTAGTCKGVKTVHEITTVSFSVRSEYAQLFAALIARTGKDIEVLIESLPSEESTAALQAASLYQLEEENHGAAARLEEVVYRGDMLLDKIQTALADIAQSQLKTRSRAHTQQPLPES from the exons ATGCAGGAAAATACACTCCGCCGCCGTCAAGGAAGTAGAGACGAAGTCCCACATGATACCGAGTACAGGCAATACACTCCGTCGTACAAGGAAGTAGAGACGAGTCACACGAGGTTAGCCAGGAAATACACTGCCGGCACGTGCAAAGGCGTAAAGACAGTCCATGAG ATAACAACTGTCAGTTTTTCTGTCCGTTCAGAATACGCCCAGCTGTTTGCTGCTCTCATTGCCAGGACAGGGAAGGATATTGAGGTTCTGATTGAGTCTCTGCCCAGCGAGGAATCCACGGCCGCCCTGCAG GCCGCCAGTCTGTACCAACTGGAGGAGGAGAATCATGGGGCGGCGGCTCGGCTGGAGGAGGTGGTGTATAGGGGGGACATGTTACTGGACAAGATCCAGACGGCACTCGCTGACATTGCTCAGTCCCAGCTAAAGACTcgcagcagagctcacactcAGCAGCCTCTCCCTGAATCCTAA